The Corynebacterium glaucum genome includes a region encoding these proteins:
- a CDS encoding TrmH family RNA methyltransferase, which translates to MALDFAQPFTERTPRVVNAAKLKRSAGRRKAKAFLAEGENAVEAAVATGAATDLFVTAEAAERYEEIVRAAGYTDVYVHAITDKAAEHLADAVTHTGIFAVCRPVLWTVPAILKGKPKLVAVCVETSDPGNAGTIIRIADAVGADAVIFAGDTVDPEAPKVVRSTAGSLFHIPVARDREVRRVIGQLEGAGLATLATTMSGELNLADPGDGLARPTAWLFGNEAHGLDPEVLDAATARVSIPIHGNAESLNLATAAAICLWESSKALGDG; encoded by the coding sequence ATGGCCCTCGACTTTGCACAACCCTTTACCGAACGCACACCCCGCGTGGTCAATGCGGCGAAGTTAAAGCGTTCGGCGGGGCGTCGAAAAGCAAAAGCTTTTCTTGCCGAGGGTGAGAATGCTGTGGAAGCTGCTGTGGCTACGGGGGCGGCGACGGACCTGTTTGTGACTGCCGAGGCCGCGGAGCGCTACGAGGAGATCGTGCGTGCCGCCGGGTATACGGACGTGTACGTCCATGCGATCACAGACAAGGCAGCCGAGCACCTCGCGGATGCGGTGACTCATACCGGCATCTTCGCCGTCTGCAGGCCCGTGCTGTGGACCGTGCCCGCGATTTTGAAAGGCAAGCCGAAGTTGGTCGCGGTGTGCGTGGAGACTAGCGATCCCGGTAACGCCGGCACCATTATTCGCATCGCGGATGCAGTGGGTGCCGATGCGGTGATCTTTGCTGGCGACACCGTGGATCCGGAGGCACCCAAGGTGGTGCGTTCCACTGCGGGCTCCCTGTTCCACATTCCGGTTGCGCGCGACCGCGAGGTGCGGCGGGTCATCGGTCAGCTCGAGGGAGCAGGCTTAGCGACGCTTGCGACCACCATGTCCGGCGAGTTGAACCTTGCAGATCCCGGGGATGGGCTGGCGCGGCCGACGGCGTGGCTCTTCGGCAACGAAGCGCACGGGCTGGACCCAGAGGTGCTGGACGCAGCTACCGCGCGAGTGTCCATTCCCATCCACGGCAATGCGGAGTCTTTGAACCTCGCTACCGCCGCGGCGATCTGCCTCTGGGAATCGTCGAAGGCCCTCGGAGACGGCTAA
- a CDS encoding S8 family peptidase — MKHRRTVAMMAIPVSFALAVSAQLPVAAAQDGEVAKAPRIDERVVEDDAPTRFIVKFTDSPDTVTAEERTQILNGAADDPLPDTTEVRDREDGTSIFESEKRMNDEEIQQFIRDAEASGRIEYIEEDVRMYPMTVNDPQFSQQWALNGSAGPSIETAWANAPKRGDGQTIAVLDTGITAHPDLDQNVRGGYDFISDQKAGRDGDGWDENPRDEGDWEESGQCGGNGRSSSWHGTHVAGISAAVADNGEGVASVAPRAAIQPVRIMGPCGGYSSDIIDAMDWASGGQVRGASQNPNPAKIINMSLGGQGQCSRSYQEAVDRARSRGTVVVVAAGNENQNAENVQPASCRGVITVAASGPRDQKSSYSNYGASVDVTAPGGDDRQGGGILATYNSGSKGPGQPSYSSLQGTSMASPYVAGVVALMLAENPGMNPDQVAARLRETARPLEGSCNGCGTGIVDPAAAVGERSGDQEPPALWPPAPQPPRNPGWDDWDDGDPWLNGRGDS, encoded by the coding sequence ATGAAACACAGAAGAACAGTGGCCATGATGGCCATACCTGTGAGCTTCGCGCTCGCAGTTTCTGCGCAGTTGCCTGTGGCCGCAGCGCAGGATGGCGAAGTCGCTAAAGCCCCGAGGATTGATGAGCGGGTAGTCGAGGACGATGCCCCGACCCGCTTCATCGTGAAGTTCACCGACAGCCCCGACACCGTCACTGCGGAGGAGCGCACCCAGATTCTGAATGGTGCAGCGGATGACCCGCTGCCTGACACCACAGAGGTCCGTGACCGCGAAGATGGCACGAGTATCTTTGAATCGGAAAAGCGCATGAACGATGAAGAGATTCAGCAGTTCATTCGCGATGCTGAGGCGAGCGGGAGAATCGAGTACATCGAGGAAGACGTTCGCATGTACCCGATGACGGTCAATGATCCGCAGTTCAGCCAGCAGTGGGCACTGAATGGTTCCGCTGGCCCCAGCATTGAAACCGCTTGGGCCAATGCTCCGAAGCGTGGTGACGGGCAGACCATTGCGGTCCTTGACACCGGTATCACCGCGCACCCAGACTTGGATCAGAATGTCCGAGGAGGATACGACTTTATCTCGGACCAAAAGGCCGGCCGCGATGGCGATGGATGGGATGAGAATCCGCGCGATGAAGGGGACTGGGAAGAATCTGGCCAGTGCGGCGGTAACGGACGGTCCTCATCCTGGCACGGTACGCACGTAGCCGGAATTTCCGCAGCTGTGGCTGATAATGGCGAAGGCGTGGCCAGCGTCGCGCCACGCGCGGCGATTCAGCCTGTTCGCATTATGGGACCGTGCGGCGGCTACAGCTCCGACATTATCGATGCAATGGACTGGGCCTCCGGTGGCCAGGTCAGGGGTGCCAGCCAGAATCCGAACCCAGCCAAGATCATCAACATGTCGCTTGGCGGTCAGGGCCAGTGCTCCCGCTCCTACCAGGAAGCAGTGGATAGGGCACGTAGCCGAGGCACGGTGGTTGTCGTCGCCGCTGGTAACGAAAACCAGAACGCTGAAAACGTCCAGCCGGCCAGCTGCCGTGGTGTGATCACCGTGGCGGCCTCCGGCCCGCGCGACCAAAAGTCGAGCTACTCCAACTACGGCGCATCCGTGGATGTCACTGCTCCCGGCGGTGACGACCGCCAGGGCGGCGGAATCCTGGCGACCTACAACTCGGGAAGCAAAGGCCCTGGACAGCCGAGCTACTCGTCGCTGCAGGGTACTTCCATGGCTTCGCCGTACGTTGCCGGTGTAGTTGCGCTGATGCTCGCAGAAAACCCGGGCATGAACCCGGATCAGGTGGCGGCCCGCTTGCGCGAAACGGCCCGCCCGCTGGAGGGCTCGTGCAACGGATGCGGTACCGGAATCGTTGACCCTGCCGCGGCCGTTGGCGAGCGCAGCGGTGACCAGGAGCCACCGGCTCTGTGGCCTCCAGCTCCACAGCCGCCGAGAAATCCTGGCTGGGACGATTGGGATGATGGGGATCCATGGCTGAATGGCCGTGGCGATTCATGA
- a CDS encoding DJ-1/PfpI family protein, protein MTKRIAVYATDTMADWEFAYLTTHAARARQAKPESCELQFVGDAMGSVRTLGGVPIESDVDLQNLELEGLSILVIPGGDTYDAGHDRLLETVRECEKRGIPVAAICGGTLALARAGLLDCHEHTSNAPEMLETTGYQGQHLYQDAPAVSDAGVITASGIFPVQFTAAVLREIELFPDEFTDAWEELYLGNPGAYPRLMEALDAWQNS, encoded by the coding sequence ATGACGAAACGTATCGCGGTTTACGCGACTGACACAATGGCCGATTGGGAATTCGCTTACTTGACCACCCACGCAGCACGTGCGCGGCAGGCGAAACCGGAAAGCTGTGAGCTTCAATTTGTCGGAGATGCAATGGGAAGCGTGCGCACTTTGGGTGGGGTGCCCATCGAATCGGATGTAGATCTGCAGAATCTGGAGCTGGAGGGTCTGAGCATTCTGGTCATTCCTGGCGGCGACACGTATGACGCGGGCCACGATAGGCTCCTTGAAACTGTGCGCGAATGCGAAAAGCGAGGTATCCCGGTAGCGGCGATCTGCGGAGGCACGCTTGCGCTTGCCCGGGCAGGCCTCCTCGACTGTCACGAGCACACCTCCAACGCGCCAGAGATGCTCGAGACCACAGGTTACCAGGGTCAACACCTCTACCAAGACGCGCCCGCAGTCAGCGACGCGGGGGTAATTACCGCCTCCGGGATCTTTCCGGTGCAGTTCACGGCGGCGGTACTGCGGGAGATCGAGCTGTTCCCTGACGAATTCACGGACGCGTGGGAAGAGCTCTACCTGGGTAATCCAGGCGCATACCCGCGGCTCATGGAGGCCCTTGATGCCTGGCAGAACTCCTGA
- a CDS encoding MarR family winged helix-turn-helix transcriptional regulator, protein MPGRTPEGDALTNLVMPVFELAAALDNAASSITEGSQITPAMWQVLGLLIDEPLTVAVIARRLGRARQSVQRLANVAVETGIAEWRENPEHKRSQLLALTSHGYAELASLRPRQHQWANEVAAKLGDQDLLHLSQLVKELTEAIRDEAD, encoded by the coding sequence ATGCCTGGCAGAACTCCTGAGGGTGATGCGCTGACCAACCTCGTCATGCCCGTTTTCGAGCTGGCGGCGGCACTGGACAATGCCGCGAGCTCAATCACTGAGGGCTCACAGATCACCCCTGCAATGTGGCAGGTGCTCGGTTTGCTTATCGACGAGCCCTTGACGGTCGCCGTGATTGCCCGACGCCTCGGCCGCGCGAGGCAGAGTGTTCAGCGTTTGGCGAATGTTGCCGTTGAGACGGGTATCGCCGAGTGGCGTGAGAACCCGGAGCACAAGCGCTCTCAACTACTTGCGCTTACCTCGCACGGATACGCGGAACTCGCCTCGCTGAGACCCCGTCAGCATCAGTGGGCCAATGAGGTGGCGGCGAAGCTAGGAGACCAGGACCTGCTACACCTTTCGCAGCTGGTGAAAGAACTCACCGAAGCCATCCGCGACGAAGCAGACTGA